From the Anguilla anguilla isolate fAngAng1 chromosome 6, fAngAng1.pri, whole genome shotgun sequence genome, one window contains:
- the LOC118229923 gene encoding F-box only protein 33-like — MALCGGIGALSLPSELIVHIFSFLSDRDKLRASAVCSRWRECLFYPALWTDLKLRLGGSVNGGGTGPGETPKLEFLMRKFGSFVRELELEFSPVEGYPGPVLDVDPDGHDTQFPDRWKDAMGCYLDQVLCVLRSLRNNRNLQKLSLYGATCILQEEGILGSLYSLDQDNQGSKKIKEIQQLFEQVLASSRQLKWLGCAFMLGMVKSRSLLSLSNLSAASLEHLSLLDGHALPPLEGQTPPPSDDRTPPLLCPPELERLPNLRSLVLDFRHFSSAMCQALSDGGRAPLLRLSLLLGGTAPPEAPPTEEDWQALVRQSVGLRVYLMALDGRSEDLLRVLKPSLPLEQLHFDSYAACSAGALELVSQQYHKTLTHFSLVRDNARFPDLSDNRNEDPLVLLAWRCTRLSLLLLHGYTVWAHNLIAIARLRGSSLKVLAVPEESIHFDPDQVQVLEEEPLHHLIKEVSLGLGRAWSPALDSALLLNDPTQHFYREAQSFSVAV; from the exons ATGGCTCTGTGCGGGGGCATAGGAGCGTTATCCTTACCTAGCGAGCTAATTGTCCACATATTTTCCTTCCTGTCGGACCGGGACAAGCTCAGGGCCTCGGCGGTATGCTCTCGCTGGAGGGAGTGTCTCTTCTACCCCGCGCTGTGGACGGATCTAAAGCTGCGGCTCGGTGGAAGTGTGAACGGTGGCGGCACTGGTCCTGGAGAAACCCCGAAACTTGAATTTCTCATGCGCAAGTTTGGATCATTCGTGCGTGAGCTTGAGTTGGAGTTTTCCCCTGTAGAAGGATACCCCGGTCCAGTGCTGGATGTAGATCCTGACGGTCACGACACGCAGTTTCCTGACCGCTGGAAAGATGCCATGGGCTGTTATTTGGACCAAGTGTTATGCGTACTGAGAAGTCTGCGAAATAACAG AAACCTCCAGAAGCTGAGCCTTTATGGAGCCACTTGTATTCTCCAGGAGGAGGGGATTTTGGGGAGCTTGTACTCCCTGGACCAGGACAACCAAGGcagcaagaaaataaaaga GATCCAGCAGCTCTTTGAGCAGGTCCTGGCCAGCAGCAGGCAGTTGAAGTGGCTGGGATGTGCCTTCATGCTGGGTATGGTTAAGTCCCGCTCGCTCCTGTCACTGTCCAACCTCAGCGCCGCGTCTCTGGAGCACCTGAGCCTCCTTGACGGCCATGCCCTGCCTCCACTGGAGGGCCAGACCCCACCCCCGTCTGACGACCGGACCCCGCCCCTGCTCTGCCCCCCAGAGCTAGAGAGGCTGCCGAACCTTCGCTCCCTGGTGCTCGACTTCCGCCACTTCTCCTCGGCCATGTGTCAAGCCCTGTCAGACGGTGGCCGCGCCCCCCTCCTCCGACTCTCCCTGCTGCTGGGCGGGACAGCCCCGcccgaggctccgcccaccgaGGAGGACTGGCAGGCGCTGGTGCGGCAGAGCGTGGGCCTCAGGGTGTACCTGATGGCGCTGGACGGGCGCAGCGAGGACCTGCTGAGGGTGCTGAAGCCCAGCCTGCCGCTGGAGCAGCTCCACTTTGACAGCTATGCGGCCTGCTCTGCGGGGGCCCTGGAGCTGGTCTCCCAGCAGTACCACAAAACCCTCACACACTTCAGCCTGGTCCGCGACAACGCCCGCTTCCCCGACCTCAGTGACAACCGCAACGAGGACCCACTGGTGCTGCTGGCCTGGCGCTGCACGcgcctctctctgctcctgctccacg GCTACACGGTGTGGGCGCACAATCTCATCGCCATCGCGCGCCTGCGCGGCTCCAGCCTGAAGGTGCTCGCGGTTCCGGAGGAGAGCATCCACTTTGACCCCGACCAGGTGCAAGTCCTGGAAGAGgaaccactgcaccacctgaTCAAGGAGGTGTCCCTAGGACTGGGCCGTGCATGGAGCCCCGCCCTGGACTCCGCCCTCCTCCTCAACGACCCCACCCAGCACTTCTACAGGGAGGCGCAGAGCTTTAGCGTGGCTGTGTAG
- the LOC118229924 gene encoding protein FAM177A1-like — MLFPCLPRENDMTGLSLNLPNVSLEQTMEGEMRENVDAQKDFQTVEVGELEEGKNAQKAPRRVIHFASGETMEEYSTEDEEEEEPEKKDLLSPDPSNLTWGPYFWFHMWRAATSTVSACDFLGEKMAAALGITLPKYQYAIDEFYRAKKEEEEEQQENRMSEEAERSFQEQKGQEGALTEQPDSSISIVNITCELEKEPCQISDASPFPPNPLLQDDLRVSAPVPS, encoded by the exons ATGCTATTTCCGTGTTTGCCAAGAGAAAACGATATGACCGGACTGTCTCTTAATCTCCCAAACGTGTCTTTAGAACAGACAATGGAAGGAGAAATG agagagaatgtggaTGCTCAGAAGGATTTTCAGACTGTGGAGGTCGGGGAGCTCGAGGAAGGGAAGAACGCGCAAAAGGCTCCTCGTCGGGTTATCCACTTCGCAAGCGGAGAAACAATGGAAGAGTACAGCAcagaagatgaggaggaggaggaaccgGAGAAGAAAGACTTGCTGTCCCCTGATCCG TCTAACCTGACCTGGGGGCCGTACTTCTGGTTCCACATGTGGAGGGCGGCTACATCCACCGTCTCAG CATGTGATTTTCTTGGAGAGAAGATGGCCGCAGCCCTGGGAATCACCTTGCCCAAATACCAATATGCCATTGACGAGTTCTACAGGGCAAAGAAGGAG gaggaagaggaacagcAGGAAAATCGTATGTCCGAGGAGGCAGAACGGAGCTTTCAGGAGCAGAAGGGCCAGGAGGGCGCCCTCACAGAGCAGCCGGACAGCTCCATCTCTATCGTCAACATCACCTgtgagctggagaaggagccTTGCCAGATCTCAGATGCCTCTCCATTCCCACCTAATCCACTCTTACAGGATGATTTAAGAGTCTCTGCCCCTGTCCCCTCCTAA